The following coding sequences are from one Cenarchaeum symbiosum A window:
- a CDS encoding conserved hypothetical protein (COG1479) — translation MKSEITSITKILDGGCQISVPIYQRGYSWTRGECRQLLEDVKKVSRGERTNHFMGTIVCAYDKDVSKGGMRRYTVVDGQQRLATISLLINAWSIKYKKSLVCDSNQLNNTRNTYLENSYVNNEDKYKLVLTNTNLDRTTYERLMSEKDSTGNPKQKPFKGHSKAIMSAHKFFMSSLDGEKVDLDKILLGIRGLVVAFTEVEYGEDNVQEIFESLNTTGKELSNSDLIRNYMLMNLNIDEQTKLHDPYWRKIESVFSDNPIKFDDFIYNFLLFKTYQKGKIYGKKKTYDKFKEHVRDQMEHGMGKKDILADMDKHAEYYKNIRDASFDDTLDGRKLNRAASLNNLDLGSAYPLLFKLMRDYDSNKLGVDELVEIMGIIESYLFRRKVCGLYITQRRNFLQMMSGVDKSGDYLNNLKRMLARNQRENFPGDGDFEKDFAEMDDAYKLAKYILLKLENHGDDFKTAKKDLTIEHIMPQTIDESDKPGGWRDMLGPDWRNIHAEYLNAVGNLTLVTGPDNPKMSNDPFHEKMEFYTKGNLRLNETVKNSPTWNADTIRSRSRMLAKWALEAWKYPLETEGRLERDTQEDAYLAGVDADSVEVYYSFKNVVQNTFKDLTVKSTSNYIGVYRDGKRLCGIFKRGGMLHLIYRARGDDFEADNMFVRPVSEDGTRTHMSDLGNYMSNMESEEDVAEIMEVLRRLYNDDGSTGVGEDKNRK, via the coding sequence ATGAAATCCGAGATAACATCAATTACAAAGATACTTGACGGCGGGTGCCAGATAAGCGTCCCCATATACCAGAGGGGATACAGCTGGACAAGGGGGGAATGCCGCCAACTGTTGGAAGACGTGAAAAAGGTAAGCCGTGGGGAAAGGACAAACCATTTCATGGGTACAATAGTGTGTGCCTATGACAAAGATGTCTCGAAGGGCGGCATGCGAAGATACACCGTTGTAGACGGCCAGCAACGGCTTGCTACCATCTCACTTTTGATAAATGCATGGTCGATAAAATACAAAAAAAGCCTGGTTTGTGATTCCAACCAGCTCAATAATACCCGTAATACTTACCTGGAAAATTCGTATGTCAACAATGAAGACAAATACAAGCTGGTATTGACAAACACCAATCTTGATCGCACTACATATGAGAGATTAATGTCAGAGAAGGATTCCACGGGCAATCCGAAACAAAAGCCCTTCAAGGGGCATTCCAAGGCCATAATGTCGGCACACAAATTCTTCATGTCCTCGCTGGATGGGGAAAAGGTTGATCTTGACAAGATACTTTTGGGCATACGCGGGCTGGTTGTGGCGTTTACCGAGGTAGAATACGGGGAGGACAACGTACAGGAGATATTTGAAAGCCTCAATACCACGGGAAAGGAGCTGTCAAACTCGGATTTGATACGAAACTATATGCTTATGAATCTGAACATTGACGAGCAGACGAAATTACATGATCCTTATTGGAGAAAGATAGAGAGCGTATTCAGTGATAATCCAATCAAGTTTGATGACTTTATCTATAATTTCCTGCTGTTCAAGACCTATCAAAAGGGGAAGATATACGGCAAGAAAAAAACCTACGACAAGTTCAAGGAGCATGTAAGGGATCAAATGGAACATGGCATGGGCAAGAAGGACATACTGGCCGACATGGACAAACATGCCGAATATTACAAGAACATACGTGATGCATCATTTGATGACACACTCGACGGGCGCAAGTTGAATCGTGCAGCCAGCCTGAACAATCTGGACCTGGGCTCGGCATACCCCCTGCTGTTCAAACTGATGAGGGATTACGACAGTAACAAGCTTGGTGTGGATGAGCTTGTGGAGATCATGGGTATAATTGAATCATACCTGTTCAGGAGGAAGGTATGCGGGCTGTACATCACACAGAGACGCAACTTTCTACAGATGATGAGCGGTGTCGACAAAAGCGGTGACTACTTGAACAACCTTAAACGTATGCTGGCAAGGAACCAGCGGGAAAACTTCCCCGGCGATGGTGATTTTGAGAAGGACTTTGCGGAAATGGATGATGCGTACAAGTTAGCCAAGTACATACTGCTCAAGCTGGAAAACCACGGGGATGACTTTAAGACGGCCAAGAAAGATCTTACCATAGAGCACATAATGCCACAAACTATCGATGAATCAGATAAACCAGGCGGATGGAGGGATATGCTTGGGCCCGACTGGAGGAACATTCATGCCGAGTATCTAAATGCCGTTGGAAATCTTACATTGGTCACTGGTCCGGACAATCCCAAGATGAGCAACGATCCGTTTCACGAAAAGATGGAATTCTATACGAAAGGTAACTTGCGCCTGAACGAGACAGTCAAAAACTCCCCAACATGGAATGCCGATACCATACGCAGCAGAAGCAGGATGCTTGCAAAGTGGGCCCTGGAGGCATGGAAATATCCGCTGGAAACTGAAGGTAGGCTTGAACGAGATACCCAGGAAGACGCATACCTTGCCGGAGTCGACGCTGACAGTGTTGAAGTATATTACAGTTTCAAGAATGTCGTACAGAATACATTCAAGGATTTAACGGTCAAGTCCACCAGCAACTATATCGGGGTTTATCGTGACGGCAAGAGGCTTTGCGGCATATTCAAGAGGGGCGGCATGTTACATCTCATATATCGCGCACGTGGAGACGACTTTGAGGCTGACAATATGTTTGTGAGGCCTGTATCTGAAGATGGTACACGAACACACATGTCAGATCTCGGGAATTACATGTCAAATATGGAGAGTGAGGAGGACGTGGCCGAAATCATGGAGGTGCTGCGCAGGTTGTATAATGATGATGGTAGTACCGGTGTGGGTGAGGATAAAAATAGAAAATAA